From one Tachysurus vachellii isolate PV-2020 chromosome 23, HZAU_Pvac_v1, whole genome shotgun sequence genomic stretch:
- the LOC132838774 gene encoding uncharacterized protein LOC132838774 — MVLQCFVLLVFFLSSSHGQTEFIYTTTNEVKLFCDTNKWQISTESNNLIDVTCTVKCVPGKQLKLNNIQKFCTNEDSDKVEEKCPLIATSGYFRCVTALDSVFLYPFAPSPNTVTSYIVATANEFITNKSVERSSVMLTKGEDVLLNCSFDRTEGYVNIDFSVHWIKTIEKNSICVYSYEFEIDYVIKYNFKCNVQEDLLQRFSNQTDGRNIHNIRISNVTESDAGHYLCALRVNTYNNAKVYWKIINNVTVSVHKGSEDKGSQIPGNRLYAESLIRLCVTLPIILGVPIAAVVVHLWKKNKTSPRSQTMELRSI, encoded by the exons ATGGTTTTGCAGTGTTTCGTCCTTCTGGTTTTCTTCCTCAGTAGTAGCCATG GACAAACTGAGTTCATTTATACAACAACGAATGAAGTAAAATTGTTCTGCGACACCAACAAATGGCAAATAAGCACAGAGTCTAACAACTTAATTGATGTGACTTGCACAGTGAAGTGTGTTCCTGGTAAACAGCTCAAACTTAACAATATTCAGAAATTCTGCACAAATGAAGATTCAGACAAAGTTGAGGAAAAATGTCCACTAATAGCAACCAGTGGATATTTTCGATGTGTCACTGCTCTGGATTCTGTTTTCTTGTATCCATTCGCACCGTCTCCCAACACTGTCACCTCATACATAGTCGCTACTGCAAATGAATTCA TAACAAACAAGTCTGTGGAAAGATCTTCAGTCATGCTCACTAAAGGTGAAGATGTACTTTTAAACTGCAGTTTCGACCGTACAGAAGGATATGTCAACATAGATTTTTCTGTGCACTGGATCAAGACCATTGAAAAGAacagtatctgtgtgtattctTATGAGTTTGAAATTGATTACGTTATAAAGTACAATTTTAAATGCAATGTTCAAGAAGATCTGCTTCAAAGGTTCTCAAACCAAACTGATGGCAGAAACATCCATAACATCAGGatcagtaatgtaacagagtcAGATGCTGGACATTATCTTTGTGCTTTACGAGTGAACACATATAATAACGCCAAAGTTTACTGGAAGATCATAAATAATGTTACAGTCAGTGTACATAAAGGATCTGAGGACAAAGGATCTCAAATACCTGGAAACAGATTGT ATGCTGAGTCTCTCATCCGCTTATGTGTTACACTGCCAATAATACTGGGTGTTCCGATAGCTGCTGTGGTGGTGCATTTatggaaaaagaataaaacctcACCCA GATCTCAGACTATGGAACTGCGATC AATCTAA
- the LOC132839011 gene encoding uncharacterized protein LOC132839011 isoform X2 yields MAAQSFVLLVIFLSKCLGQTEFIYTTTNEVKLFCDTNKWQISTESNNIIDVTCTVKCVPGKQLKLNDTQKFCTNEDSDKVEEKCPLIATSGYFRCVTALDSVFLYPFAPSPNTVTSYIVAPANEFITNKSVERSSVMLTKGEDVLLNCSFDRTEGYDNIDFSVYWIKTIEKNSICVYSYEFEMYHGIKYNFKCNVQEDLIQRFSNQSDGRNIHNIRISNVTESDAGHYLCALRVNTYNNAKVYWKIINNVTVSVHKGSEDNKSEDKESEDKGSDDKESEVKGSEDKGSEDKESDDKESEDKESDDKGSEDKRSQIPGNSFETITLCTTIPILLALAIAIVGFIWKKNKPPPGSQATELQRNQQGDDMEETADVECSPYAVGSGEEVVKFKCKQDALNQKDQEESTVYSVVKQNDLYEPGLI; encoded by the exons ATGGCGGCGCAAAGTTTCGTCCTTCTGGtgatttttctcagtaaatgtcTTG GACAAACTGAATTCATTTATACAACAACGAATGAAGTAAAATTGTTCTGCGACACCAACAAATGGCAAATAAGCACAGAGTCTAACAACATAATTGATGTGACTTGCACAGTGAAGTGTGTTCCTGGTAAACAGCTCAAACTTAACGATACCCAGAAATTCTGCACAAATGAAGATTCAGACAAAGTTGAGGAAAAATGTCCACTAATAGCAACCAGTGGATATTTTCGATGTGTCACTGCTCTGGATTCTGTTTTCTTGTATCCATTCGCACCGTCTCCCAACACTGTCACCTCATACATAGTCGCCCCTGCAAATGAATTCA TAACAAACAAGTCTGTGGAAAGATCTTCAGTCATGCTCACTAAAGGTGAAGATGTACTTTTAAACTGCAGTTTCGACCGTACAGAAGGATATGACAACATAGATTTCTCTGTGTACTGGATCAAGACCATTGAAAAGAacagtatctgtgtgtattctTATGAGTTTGAAATGTATCATGGTATAAAGTACAATTTTAAATGCAATGTGCAAGAAGATCTGATTCAAAGGTTCTCAAACCAATCTGATGGCAGAAACATCCATAACATCAGGATCAGTAACGTAACAGAGTCAGATGCTGGACATTATCTTTGTGCTTTACGAGTGAACACATATAATAACGCCAAAGTTTACTGGAAGATCATAAATAATGTTACAGTCAGTGTACATAAAGGATCTGAGGACAACAAATCTGAGGACAAAGAATCTGAGGACAAAGGATCTGATGACAAAGAATCTGAGGTCAAAGGATCTGAGGACAAAGGATCTGAGGACAAAGAATCTGATGACAAAGAATCTGAGGACAAAGAATCTGATGACAAAGGATCTGAGGACAAAAGATCTCAAATACCTGGAAACAGTTTTG AAACCATCACCTTATGCACCACAATTCCCATACTACTGGCTCTTGCTATAGCTATTGTGGGGTTTATCTGGAAAAAGAATAAACCCCCCCCAG GATCTCAGGCGACTGAACTACAAAG AAACCAACAAGGGGACGATATGGAAGAAACGGCTGATGTGGAAT gTTCTCCGTATGCTGTAGGGAGTGGAGAAGAGGTGGTTAAGTTCAAATGCAAGCAGGATGCTTTAAATCAGAAAGACCAAGAAGAATCCACAGTCTATTCAGTTGTGAAGCAGAATGACTTGTATGAACCCGGACTTATATGA
- the LOC132839011 gene encoding uncharacterized protein LOC132839011 isoform X1 yields the protein MAAQSFVLLVIFLSKCLGQTEFIYTTTNEVKLFCDTNKWQISTESNNIIDVTCTVKCVPGKQLKLNDTQKFCTNEDSDKVEEKCPLIATSGYFRCVTALDSVFLYPFAPSPNTVTSYIVAPANEFITNKSVERSSVMLTKGEDVLLNCSFDRTEGYDNIDFSVYWIKTIEKNSICVYSYEFEMYHGIKYNFKCNVQEDLIQRFSNQSDGRNIHNIRISNVTESDAGHYLCALRVNTYNNAKVYWKIINNVTVSVHKGSEDNKSEDKESEDKGSDDKESEVKGSEDKGSEDKESDDKESEDKESDDKGSEDKRSQIPGNSFATETITLCTTIPILLALAIAIVGFIWKKNKPPPGSQATELQRNQQGDDMEETADVECSPYAVGSGEEVVKFKCKQDALNQKDQEESTVYSVVKQNDLYEPGLI from the exons ATGGCGGCGCAAAGTTTCGTCCTTCTGGtgatttttctcagtaaatgtcTTG GACAAACTGAATTCATTTATACAACAACGAATGAAGTAAAATTGTTCTGCGACACCAACAAATGGCAAATAAGCACAGAGTCTAACAACATAATTGATGTGACTTGCACAGTGAAGTGTGTTCCTGGTAAACAGCTCAAACTTAACGATACCCAGAAATTCTGCACAAATGAAGATTCAGACAAAGTTGAGGAAAAATGTCCACTAATAGCAACCAGTGGATATTTTCGATGTGTCACTGCTCTGGATTCTGTTTTCTTGTATCCATTCGCACCGTCTCCCAACACTGTCACCTCATACATAGTCGCCCCTGCAAATGAATTCA TAACAAACAAGTCTGTGGAAAGATCTTCAGTCATGCTCACTAAAGGTGAAGATGTACTTTTAAACTGCAGTTTCGACCGTACAGAAGGATATGACAACATAGATTTCTCTGTGTACTGGATCAAGACCATTGAAAAGAacagtatctgtgtgtattctTATGAGTTTGAAATGTATCATGGTATAAAGTACAATTTTAAATGCAATGTGCAAGAAGATCTGATTCAAAGGTTCTCAAACCAATCTGATGGCAGAAACATCCATAACATCAGGATCAGTAACGTAACAGAGTCAGATGCTGGACATTATCTTTGTGCTTTACGAGTGAACACATATAATAACGCCAAAGTTTACTGGAAGATCATAAATAATGTTACAGTCAGTGTACATAAAGGATCTGAGGACAACAAATCTGAGGACAAAGAATCTGAGGACAAAGGATCTGATGACAAAGAATCTGAGGTCAAAGGATCTGAGGACAAAGGATCTGAGGACAAAGAATCTGATGACAAAGAATCTGAGGACAAAGAATCTGATGACAAAGGATCTGAGGACAAAAGATCTCAAATACCTGGAAACAGTTTTG CCACAGAAACCATCACCTTATGCACCACAATTCCCATACTACTGGCTCTTGCTATAGCTATTGTGGGGTTTATCTGGAAAAAGAATAAACCCCCCCCAG GATCTCAGGCGACTGAACTACAAAG AAACCAACAAGGGGACGATATGGAAGAAACGGCTGATGTGGAAT gTTCTCCGTATGCTGTAGGGAGTGGAGAAGAGGTGGTTAAGTTCAAATGCAAGCAGGATGCTTTAAATCAGAAAGACCAAGAAGAATCCACAGTCTATTCAGTTGTGAAGCAGAATGACTTGTATGAACCCGGACTTATATGA
- the LOC132839011 gene encoding uncharacterized protein LOC132839011 isoform X3, with protein MAAQSFVLLVIFLSKCLGQTEFIYTTTNEVKLFCDTNKWQISTESNNIIDVTCTVKCVPGKQLKLNDTQKFCTNEDSDKVEEKCPLIATSGYFRCVTALDSVFLYPFAPSPNTVTSYIVAPANEFITNKSVERSSVMLTKGEDVLLNCSFDRTEGYDNIDFSVYWIKTIEKNSICVYSYEFEMYHGIKYNFKCNVQEDLIQRFSNQSDGRNIHNIRISNVTESDAGHYLCALRVNTYNNAKVYWKIINNVTVSVHKGSEDNKSEDKESEDKGSDDKESEVKGSEDKGSEDKESDDKESEDKESDDKGSEDKRSQIPGNSFGSQATELQRNQQGDDMEETADVECSPYAVGSGEEVVKFKCKQDALNQKDQEESTVYSVVKQNDLYEPGLI; from the exons ATGGCGGCGCAAAGTTTCGTCCTTCTGGtgatttttctcagtaaatgtcTTG GACAAACTGAATTCATTTATACAACAACGAATGAAGTAAAATTGTTCTGCGACACCAACAAATGGCAAATAAGCACAGAGTCTAACAACATAATTGATGTGACTTGCACAGTGAAGTGTGTTCCTGGTAAACAGCTCAAACTTAACGATACCCAGAAATTCTGCACAAATGAAGATTCAGACAAAGTTGAGGAAAAATGTCCACTAATAGCAACCAGTGGATATTTTCGATGTGTCACTGCTCTGGATTCTGTTTTCTTGTATCCATTCGCACCGTCTCCCAACACTGTCACCTCATACATAGTCGCCCCTGCAAATGAATTCA TAACAAACAAGTCTGTGGAAAGATCTTCAGTCATGCTCACTAAAGGTGAAGATGTACTTTTAAACTGCAGTTTCGACCGTACAGAAGGATATGACAACATAGATTTCTCTGTGTACTGGATCAAGACCATTGAAAAGAacagtatctgtgtgtattctTATGAGTTTGAAATGTATCATGGTATAAAGTACAATTTTAAATGCAATGTGCAAGAAGATCTGATTCAAAGGTTCTCAAACCAATCTGATGGCAGAAACATCCATAACATCAGGATCAGTAACGTAACAGAGTCAGATGCTGGACATTATCTTTGTGCTTTACGAGTGAACACATATAATAACGCCAAAGTTTACTGGAAGATCATAAATAATGTTACAGTCAGTGTACATAAAGGATCTGAGGACAACAAATCTGAGGACAAAGAATCTGAGGACAAAGGATCTGATGACAAAGAATCTGAGGTCAAAGGATCTGAGGACAAAGGATCTGAGGACAAAGAATCTGATGACAAAGAATCTGAGGACAAAGAATCTGATGACAAAGGATCTGAGGACAAAAGATCTCAAATACCTGGAAACAGTTTTG GATCTCAGGCGACTGAACTACAAAG AAACCAACAAGGGGACGATATGGAAGAAACGGCTGATGTGGAAT gTTCTCCGTATGCTGTAGGGAGTGGAGAAGAGGTGGTTAAGTTCAAATGCAAGCAGGATGCTTTAAATCAGAAAGACCAAGAAGAATCCACAGTCTATTCAGTTGTGAAGCAGAATGACTTGTATGAACCCGGACTTATATGA